One segment of Thermodesulfovibrio sp. 3907-1M DNA contains the following:
- a CDS encoding DUF3782 domain-containing protein encodes MNYSLCEACNDIPLCHPEAKPRDLLEKRQEWNKRWEENQKGINSVLEEIKLLQRRHDIGASPARGGLRAEASFRDAMKGIVEESSPVYMPSEIQNSIISLCSSIHLTYCQLL; translated from the coding sequence TTGAATTATTCTCTGTGTGAAGCTTGTAATGACATCCCACTTTGTCATCCCGAGGCAAAACCGAGGGATCTCCTTGAAAAAAGACAGGAATGGAACAAACGCTGGGAGGAGAATCAGAAAGGTATAAACTCCGTCCTTGAAGAGATAAAGCTACTGCAAAGAAGGCATGACATAGGTGCATCCCCTGCAAGAGGGGGCCTCAGGGCAGAGGCTTCATTTAGAGATGCAATGAAAGGAATAGTTGAGGAAAGCTCTCCTGTGTACATGCCTTCTGAGATTCAAAATTCAATTATCTCACTATGTTCATCAATTCATTTAACATATTGTCAGTTGTTGTAA
- a CDS encoding Crp/Fnr family transcriptional regulator encodes MSNSEVLKILKEIPIFQHLSDEHLTLISKGFKIYRVKKGEIIFYQSDESTDLYIILDGAVKACLLDPDGKELILNIFKKGDFFGELSLLDGRPRSATIIAIEDSVVGLLKREHFLKLLKNNPMIVISLLSALVERIRMTDEMLGAMVFLDVSRRIMKFLMNIAEKQGEKTRDGLIRIKKITHRELASCTGASREAITKALKVLKFKGILKEEEGFFLISKNFESCSF; translated from the coding sequence ATGTCAAATAGTGAGGTTCTTAAAATCTTAAAAGAAATCCCTATTTTCCAGCATCTTTCTGATGAACATCTAACTCTTATTTCTAAAGGTTTTAAAATATACAGAGTAAAAAAGGGAGAAATTATCTTCTATCAATCTGATGAAAGCACTGATCTTTATATTATTCTTGATGGTGCAGTTAAAGCCTGCCTTTTAGACCCGGATGGTAAAGAACTCATTCTCAATATTTTTAAAAAAGGTGATTTCTTTGGGGAGTTAAGTCTTCTTGATGGTAGACCAAGATCGGCAACAATTATTGCTATTGAGGATTCTGTTGTTGGATTGCTTAAAAGAGAACACTTTCTAAAATTACTCAAAAATAATCCTATGATTGTTATCTCTCTTCTTTCTGCTCTTGTTGAAAGAATAAGGATGACCGATGAAATGCTTGGTGCAATGGTATTTTTGGATGTTAGCAGGAGAATCATGAAATTTCTCATGAATATTGCTGAAAAGCAAGGAGAGAAAACCAGAGACGGACTTATAAGAATCAAAAAAATCACCCATAGAGAACTTGCCTCCTGTACAGGTGCTTCAAGAGAAGCCATTACAAAGGCATTAAAAGTTTTGAAGTTTAAAGGAATATTGAAGGAGGAAGAAGGCTTTTTCCTTATATCAAAAAATTTTGAGTCCTGTAGTTTTTAA
- a CDS encoding S-layer homology domain-containing protein produces the protein MKYLKLMILLILAGFFYGCAQKEISKCTLPEHNPEHHYLIGMKALEDGNPELAQEKFERAIYCDENFSKAYSGLAIAKSEKVKRIQDPEIKKIEIERIKKDLKTAKNKAKTPQEEFDYYMAKIRILTNLKPNDWLEETEKAYFNAVDIKVDDSQLTYYQGKEATHYFMGIAYLEAFDFEKAKDKFKAVLNSKRDGKWHEKSDRAWKKADKITRAMAGITVGNAGKKIAVKDSITRADLAALLINELKIDRVFSGRIPAQSQIEKIKPEFVPADILNNPFKQEILTILKWKIRGLEPKYDETVKAYLFKPDEVVKRGEMALILEDVLIKITADEKIATAFFGHEKSPFPDVRTTSPIYNAVMNMTTRGIMEPELSGEFNPERAVDGAEAILAIRMLKQKLNTY, from the coding sequence ATGAAATATTTAAAGCTTATGATTTTATTAATTCTTGCAGGATTTTTCTATGGATGTGCTCAAAAGGAGATTTCAAAGTGCACACTGCCTGAGCACAACCCTGAGCATCACTATCTCATTGGGATGAAAGCTCTGGAAGATGGAAATCCTGAGCTTGCACAGGAGAAATTTGAAAGAGCCATTTACTGCGATGAAAACTTTTCAAAGGCTTATTCAGGGCTTGCCATTGCAAAATCTGAAAAAGTTAAAAGAATTCAGGACCCTGAAATTAAGAAAATTGAAATTGAAAGAATTAAAAAAGATCTGAAAACTGCAAAAAATAAAGCAAAGACTCCACAGGAAGAGTTTGACTATTACATGGCAAAAATAAGAATTTTAACCAATCTTAAACCAAATGACTGGCTTGAGGAAACTGAGAAAGCCTATTTTAATGCAGTGGACATTAAAGTTGATGATTCTCAGCTTACTTATTATCAGGGCAAAGAAGCAACGCATTATTTTATGGGAATTGCCTATCTTGAAGCATTTGATTTTGAGAAAGCAAAGGATAAATTCAAGGCAGTGTTAAACTCAAAAAGAGACGGAAAATGGCATGAAAAATCTGACAGGGCATGGAAAAAAGCTGATAAAATCACCCGTGCAATGGCTGGAATAACAGTTGGAAATGCTGGTAAGAAAATCGCAGTTAAAGATTCAATAACAAGGGCTGATCTTGCAGCTCTGCTCATTAATGAGCTTAAAATTGACAGAGTTTTTTCAGGAAGAATTCCTGCTCAAAGCCAGATTGAAAAAATAAAGCCCGAGTTTGTGCCTGCAGACATCCTAAACAATCCATTTAAGCAGGAAATCCTCACCATACTCAAATGGAAGATAAGAGGGCTTGAACCAAAATACGATGAAACAGTTAAGGCTTATCTTTTCAAACCAGATGAGGTTGTAAAAAGAGGTGAGATGGCTTTGATACTGGAAGATGTATTGATTAAAATCACGGCAGATGAAAAAATAGCCACAGCTTTCTTTGGACATGAAAAATCTCCTTTTCCCGATGTAAGAACAACCTCACCAATTTACAATGCTGTCATGAATATGACCACAAGGGGAATAATGGAGCCAGAGCTTTCAGGAGAGTTTAATCCTGAAAGAGCTGTTGATGGTGCAGAAGCAATTCTTGCAATAAGAATGTTAAAACAAAAATTGAATACTTATTAG
- a CDS encoding SIMPL domain-containing protein produces the protein MKKLTLLVLSLLFITVTASYAEEKEYEITRIFITLEERKELMPDILNMTLSVNVNTQKEAEAVNMLGVVDKAIRGLNVKYSGGSYSVYKNCWWEKNKTKCSGYKGDIGYSFELKEAKEQNRILDAIDALKEKYGEKMDYTVSHPQWLISTKNAKAAENELKYEIIDTAKDFAKKAGEKLGKICSISSIDYEVRRPYFWDLPVYKSMNMEKAMMEAPEPKKEEKTLNVKASIRFICR, from the coding sequence ATGAAAAAGCTGACTTTGCTTGTTTTAAGTTTGCTTTTTATCACTGTAACAGCTTCATATGCTGAAGAAAAAGAATATGAAATCACCCGTATCTTTATAACCCTTGAAGAAAGAAAGGAACTCATGCCAGATATACTCAACATGACACTCTCAGTAAATGTAAACACTCAGAAAGAAGCAGAGGCTGTTAATATGCTCGGTGTAGTTGATAAAGCTATAAGAGGACTCAATGTCAAATACAGTGGCGGAAGTTATTCGGTCTATAAAAACTGCTGGTGGGAAAAAAATAAAACAAAATGCTCAGGATACAAAGGTGACATTGGCTATTCATTTGAACTGAAAGAGGCTAAGGAGCAAAACAGGATTCTTGATGCAATTGATGCATTAAAGGAAAAATACGGTGAAAAAATGGATTATACAGTATCTCATCCTCAGTGGCTCATATCAACCAAAAATGCAAAAGCAGCAGAAAATGAGCTTAAATATGAGATCATTGATACTGCAAAGGATTTCGCAAAAAAAGCAGGAGAAAAATTGGGTAAAATCTGCTCAATCTCAAGCATTGACTATGAGGTGAGGCGTCCCTACTTTTGGGACCTACCTGTTTACAAATCTATGAATATGGAAAAAGCCATGATGGAAGCACCTGAGCCGAAAAAGGAGGAAAAAACATTGAATGTAAAAGCATCTATTAGATTCATATGCAGGTGA
- a CDS encoding tetratricopeptide repeat protein: MQVRVFIIFLLLIPSIALAQPKSEAERLWELGDKAYKEKRYKEAIYYYEKSLALCGNDYECYASNYNGLGSSYEDMGDDNKALFYYEKAIDAAKRLGNKEWLADNLFLAGSIYYRKAIDYNKAYNYLEESRRLFSEIGAKDSLPIVLHELGKAARAIGKHDKALSSFNESLKLYRQKGDEYSVGANLSHIGLTYSQMAQHERALSYYEEALKIAKKHNDPVGTSIVLREIADAYCDLYKHHRAISYYEEAIEIQKKNDLKKELGVTLNNLGSLYMDMGRYEKALSHYEEALKLAKQESDLPTTATLLNNIGHVYGRMGYSNKALEYYGKSLELERQLKRPFSLTYVLNNIGMEYFRVGKFNEALRYLYEAVDIDRKLNNPDLIETRLNNIGAVYLKQGRLKEAEQVFLERKRLEERIKPNRMLHPGLIEVYILTGRYDEALRLANEIPPSWRDNPYRHFEYYTQVGLALKGKGALQESAINLMNAINIVEDMRQAITEKGQFFAGGGYYGRLTPYRAIISVLYEMAEKGYNLTPGSRITLTPEASSWQVRTRRSAFDFSTYGQNPESAAFYFSELTKARTLLEAMAGSARKTVTAEIPQSLKDAEDRLLQELSYIDSRWEEALKKGEQAVKQLQQKRQGVKKQIDELIEVLRKNHPRYAALHYPLPVKAEELPLREDEVLFEYAVTDDATYLFVVRKGSVKRLIKIPLTGQSLEETVKSFIEPMNMRKPEKFSTNLASRLYKALLSEALNEVKENERIIIVPDGILGLLPFEALIIKEGTGLKDSLYVADRYTITYYQSATIMALQRILKETKPEKPLFALGNPVYSKDDPRYIAWKQGRKDVSFANLNQYAFRGLAIKAKWGAVTEEERENRIVFPPLPETEDEVREIAKIIGVVPEPPQILLSVMANETNLKNAGLEKYRYIHLATHASLPGMIQGINEPFILLGQVENQGDDGFLTLSEVTGMKLNADMVVLSACVTGVGKEVEGEGVVNFARAFQQAGAKAVIVSLWEVASEPAVEYMKTLYSHLKSGKSRAEAVKLTRIEMKAKYPNPFYWAVFILHGEG; encoded by the coding sequence ATGCAGGTGAGGGTTTTTATAATATTTTTGCTTCTTATACCTTCAATTGCCTTAGCCCAGCCAAAAAGTGAGGCAGAAAGGCTATGGGAACTTGGGGATAAAGCGTATAAGGAAAAAAGATACAAAGAAGCAATCTATTACTATGAAAAATCCCTTGCATTATGCGGAAACGATTATGAATGTTATGCCTCTAACTACAATGGGCTTGGCTCATCCTATGAAGACATGGGTGATGACAATAAAGCACTCTTTTATTACGAAAAAGCAATTGATGCTGCAAAAAGACTTGGCAATAAAGAGTGGCTTGCTGATAACCTTTTTCTTGCTGGTTCAATTTATTATCGCAAAGCAATAGATTACAATAAGGCGTATAACTATCTTGAAGAATCAAGAAGGCTTTTCAGCGAAATCGGTGCTAAAGACTCTCTACCAATTGTGCTTCATGAACTGGGAAAAGCTGCAAGGGCTATAGGCAAGCATGACAAAGCTCTTTCAAGCTTTAATGAGTCTTTGAAGCTTTATAGACAAAAGGGCGATGAATACTCAGTGGGAGCAAATCTTTCTCATATAGGACTTACCTACTCCCAGATGGCTCAGCATGAAAGGGCTCTTTCATACTATGAGGAGGCACTGAAGATTGCAAAAAAACACAATGATCCTGTAGGCACCTCAATTGTCCTGAGAGAGATTGCCGATGCATACTGTGACCTTTACAAACATCACAGGGCAATCTCCTACTATGAAGAGGCAATAGAGATCCAGAAGAAAAATGATCTTAAAAAGGAGTTAGGAGTTACTTTAAATAATCTCGGCTCACTTTATATGGACATGGGCAGATATGAAAAGGCTCTCTCACACTATGAAGAGGCATTGAAACTGGCAAAACAGGAAAGTGATTTACCAACAACTGCAACCCTTTTAAATAACATCGGACATGTATATGGAAGAATGGGTTACTCTAACAAAGCCCTTGAATATTATGGAAAATCACTGGAGTTGGAAAGGCAACTTAAAAGACCTTTTTCGCTTACTTATGTTTTAAACAATATCGGGATGGAGTACTTCAGGGTAGGTAAGTTTAATGAAGCTCTGAGATATCTTTATGAGGCAGTTGATATTGACAGAAAACTGAATAATCCAGATTTAATTGAAACAAGGCTTAATAATATAGGAGCAGTTTATCTGAAGCAGGGGAGACTGAAAGAGGCTGAGCAGGTATTCCTTGAAAGAAAAAGGCTTGAAGAAAGAATTAAGCCAAACAGAATGCTTCACCCCGGACTCATAGAGGTATATATTCTAACAGGAAGATATGATGAGGCTTTAAGGCTTGCAAATGAGATCCCGCCTTCATGGAGGGATAATCCATACAGACACTTTGAGTATTATACTCAGGTAGGGCTGGCATTGAAAGGCAAGGGTGCTTTGCAGGAATCAGCAATCAACTTGATGAATGCCATAAATATAGTTGAAGACATGAGGCAGGCCATTACTGAAAAGGGACAATTTTTCGCTGGAGGAGGGTATTACGGAAGGCTTACCCCATACAGAGCCATAATATCTGTGCTTTATGAGATGGCAGAAAAGGGTTATAACCTTACACCTGGTAGCAGAATAACTCTCACGCCAGAGGCTTCATCATGGCAGGTTCGCACAAGAAGAAGCGCTTTTGACTTTTCAACCTATGGACAGAATCCTGAATCTGCTGCCTTTTATTTCTCTGAACTTACAAAGGCACGCACCCTTCTTGAGGCAATGGCTGGTTCAGCAAGAAAAACTGTAACAGCGGAAATCCCGCAGAGTTTAAAGGATGCTGAAGATAGACTTCTTCAGGAGCTTTCATACATTGATAGTAGATGGGAAGAGGCATTAAAAAAAGGTGAACAGGCGGTAAAACAACTTCAGCAGAAAAGACAAGGAGTTAAAAAACAGATTGATGAATTGATAGAGGTGCTGAGAAAGAATCATCCAAGATATGCAGCGCTTCACTATCCACTTCCTGTTAAAGCCGAAGAGTTGCCATTGAGAGAGGATGAAGTTTTGTTTGAGTATGCCGTAACTGATGATGCAACCTATTTATTTGTTGTGAGAAAAGGCAGTGTAAAAAGGCTTATAAAAATACCTTTAACAGGGCAGTCCCTTGAAGAGACAGTAAAATCCTTCATTGAGCCAATGAATATGAGAAAACCTGAAAAATTCTCAACAAACTTAGCCAGCAGACTATACAAGGCACTGCTTTCTGAGGCATTAAATGAGGTAAAAGAAAATGAAAGGATAATCATCGTGCCTGACGGAATTCTGGGACTACTTCCCTTTGAAGCACTGATTATTAAAGAAGGAACAGGTCTCAAAGACAGTCTGTATGTGGCAGACAGATACACAATCACATACTATCAATCCGCAACCATTATGGCACTTCAGAGGATTTTAAAAGAAACTAAGCCAGAAAAGCCTCTCTTTGCACTTGGAAATCCAGTTTACAGCAAAGATGACCCAAGATACATCGCATGGAAACAGGGAAGAAAAGATGTGTCCTTTGCAAATCTAAATCAGTATGCCTTCAGAGGTCTTGCAATAAAGGCAAAATGGGGTGCTGTAACAGAGGAAGAAAGAGAAAACAGAATAGTGTTTCCACCTCTTCCAGAAACAGAAGATGAAGTAAGAGAGATTGCAAAGATAATTGGAGTTGTGCCTGAACCTCCTCAGATTTTACTTTCAGTGATGGCTAATGAGACAAATCTTAAAAATGCAGGTCTTGAAAAATATAGATACATCCATCTTGCAACCCATGCATCCCTTCCGGGAATGATTCAGGGAATAAATGAGCCATTCATACTTCTTGGACAGGTAGAAAATCAGGGAGATGACGGATTCTTAACATTAAGCGAAGTTACTGGTATGAAGCTCAATGCAGATATGGTTGTGCTTTCTGCCTGTGTTACTGGAGTTGGGAAAGAGGTTGAAGGAGAAGGAGTTGTAAACTTTGCAAGGGCATTTCAGCAGGCAGGAGCAAAGGCTGTGATAGTGAGCCTCTGGGAAGTGGCATCTGAGCCAGCAGTGGAGTATATGAAGACTCTGTATAGCCATCTGAAGTCAGGCAAAAGCAGGGCAGAGGCAGTAAAGCTGACACGAATAGAAATGAAAGCAAAATATCCCAATCCTTTCTACTGGGCTGTGTTTATTTTGCATGGAGAGGGATGA
- a CDS encoding zinc ribbon domain-containing protein codes for MKQVMPGRVPSKIGFAGSIVFIILALLMLILINSQFSEHGEGGTFIHLVFMLVGVVIVVGGIGSAIYSYKNAFSEKRISEYDIVEQSEEDESIKGVRNEKSDRGSTNYCPYCGNPVKETFLFCPNCGERIK; via the coding sequence ATGAAACAGGTAATGCCAGGCCGAGTGCCGTCTAAAATAGGTTTTGCGGGGTCAATCGTATTTATAATTTTAGCACTATTGATGCTGATACTTATCAATTCCCAATTTTCTGAACACGGTGAGGGTGGGACTTTTATTCATCTTGTTTTTATGCTGGTTGGCGTTGTAATAGTAGTGGGTGGAATTGGAAGTGCAATTTATTCCTATAAAAATGCATTCAGTGAAAAAAGAATTTCTGAATACGATATTGTTGAACAATCAGAAGAAGATGAATCTATTAAAGGGGTAAGGAATGAAAAAAGCGATAGAGGCTCTACAAATTATTGTCCCTACTGTGGAAATCCAGTAAAGGAGACATTCTTATTTTGCCCTAACTGTGGGGAAAGGATTAAATAA
- a CDS encoding serpin family protein produces MSKYFITAIILMMVFISTPLPCKAEDIPDANNRFTFEIYQKLTHGKEDKNLFFSPFSIISAMVMTYEGARGQTKEEMEKVFHFPVDDKARREGFLKLINEINKKDKKYELHTANALWAEKSYKFLEDYLKTVERYYHGKATNVGFIDPSEREQAVSMINSWVLGHTNGKIKDIIKPQAVSQDTRLILTNAIYFKGKWKLQFDKKLTKDDDFKVTADKKIKVPMMRMAMKGFNDYPEFNYAETDELQALELPYEGEELSMLILLPKGNLENLEKTLSYEKIEGIKRSLSLRLVELYLPRFKFETEYSLNSVFAEMGMPTAFSNFADFSGMDGTKKLKIDKVIHKAFVEVNEEGTEAAAATAVVMVTKSALNEPKKPVVFRADHPFIFIIQHNKTGAILFIGRVYEPK; encoded by the coding sequence GTGTCTAAATATTTTATTACAGCAATTATTCTGATGATGGTTTTTATTTCTACCCCCCTTCCCTGTAAGGCTGAGGACATTCCAGATGCAAACAATAGATTTACCTTTGAAATCTACCAAAAGCTCACACATGGTAAAGAGGATAAAAATCTATTCTTCTCGCCTTTCAGTATAATCTCTGCCATGGTTATGACCTATGAAGGAGCAAGGGGGCAGACAAAAGAAGAGATGGAAAAAGTCTTTCATTTCCCTGTGGACGATAAGGCTCGTAGAGAGGGATTTCTCAAATTAATTAATGAGATAAATAAAAAGGACAAAAAATACGAACTCCACACTGCTAATGCCCTCTGGGCTGAAAAGAGTTATAAATTTTTAGAAGATTATCTTAAAACAGTGGAAAGATATTACCATGGAAAGGCAACTAATGTTGGATTTATTGATCCATCAGAGAGGGAACAGGCAGTATCAATGATAAATAGCTGGGTTTTGGGGCATACAAATGGTAAAATCAAGGATATAATAAAACCGCAAGCAGTATCTCAGGATACAAGGCTCATCCTTACAAATGCGATATACTTTAAAGGTAAATGGAAGCTCCAGTTTGATAAAAAATTAACAAAAGATGATGACTTCAAGGTTACGGCAGATAAAAAGATAAAAGTGCCAATGATGAGAATGGCTATGAAAGGGTTTAATGACTACCCTGAGTTTAACTATGCTGAAACAGATGAACTGCAAGCCCTTGAACTTCCCTATGAAGGAGAAGAACTCTCCATGCTGATATTGCTTCCAAAGGGAAATCTGGAGAACTTGGAAAAGACTTTAAGCTATGAAAAAATAGAGGGGATAAAAAGAAGTTTAAGTTTAAGGCTTGTAGAATTATACCTGCCGAGGTTTAAGTTTGAAACAGAATACTCACTCAACTCAGTTTTTGCTGAAATGGGAATGCCAACTGCCTTTTCTAATTTTGCTGACTTTTCAGGCATGGATGGCACAAAGAAGCTCAAAATAGATAAAGTAATCCATAAGGCATTTGTAGAGGTCAATGAAGAAGGCACAGAGGCAGCGGCAGCAACTGCTGTGGTTATGGTAACTAAATCAGCTTTAAATGAGCCGAAAAAACCAGTTGTATTTCGTGCAGACCATCCGTTTATCTTCATAATCCAGCACAACAAAACTGGTGCAATACTATTTATCGGGAGGGTTTATGAACCTAAATGA
- a CDS encoding PDZ domain-containing protein, translating into MKKIFISIFFLLITSIYAKAEIEKYSCVEVKTDLAGNKVQYGINKENYAEFEIKDCVLENLKIHVKNRSIIYKQSRRIIEDGRIEKNDLFAIECSQPFPEDADLTDYEGINFNFYRGKITPLINPEYPLYPTLKQTAEKLNLETPHRTFITFSGLGGASHEFFCYIDKKPSTKPLQDKCLYTFDEVLDIHEKNKNTVAIENLAEKYLKRLDYEKAEKAYKKAVELSDKKDLAQLLNFYLAAKQYNKAKEILLKEIENSPYDPLSYISLANIYLYERELDKAEYLVQKALNLRFDNGLYKAYGILGEVYVAERNYNDAVTSFEKAIKFLKEECESEGLLNKFFYRGDVPPVDCEYKILPYQLKIIHALIELEDLDRAEKLLNGMIAKNPNEPSIYGHFAYLYASKGNFNKALKMADKAVSLLKSRGIGVNIVKGEIYPQIFSVRKNSPAERGGLKKGDKIINIDGKDLRLFREKGDIVKMLVEYINKNDKIRLTIHSENSTELKNVELIPQELLQSSASQVLALKALILRSKGDYREFEELSLRAEELNPEDRLTLTALALVMAHKKRYNEAFEIMEKLEKGGSDSLTLLIKPLIYAKSGQIDKAKELYQEIHEELIKTKNALYKNFLAELKKALKKDIK; encoded by the coding sequence ATGAAAAAGATTTTTATATCCATTTTTTTTCTTCTCATCACCTCCATCTATGCGAAGGCGGAGATTGAAAAATACAGCTGTGTAGAAGTTAAAACAGACCTTGCAGGAAACAAAGTCCAATACGGCATAAACAAAGAAAACTATGCTGAGTTTGAGATTAAAGATTGTGTTTTGGAAAACTTAAAAATCCATGTAAAAAATAGAAGTATAATTTACAAACAATCACGAAGAATTATTGAAGACGGAAGGATAGAGAAAAATGACCTTTTTGCGATTGAATGTTCTCAACCTTTTCCTGAAGATGCTGATTTAACAGATTACGAAGGGATAAATTTTAACTTCTATCGCGGGAAAATCACTCCATTGATAAATCCTGAATATCCTCTTTATCCAACCTTAAAACAAACTGCAGAAAAGCTGAATCTTGAGACTCCGCATAGAACCTTTATTACATTCAGCGGGCTTGGAGGGGCTTCTCATGAATTTTTCTGTTATATTGACAAAAAACCTTCAACAAAGCCTTTGCAGGATAAATGCCTGTATACTTTTGATGAAGTTCTCGATATACACGAAAAGAATAAAAATACGGTGGCAATTGAAAACCTTGCAGAAAAGTATTTAAAGAGACTTGATTATGAAAAGGCAGAAAAGGCATACAAAAAGGCAGTGGAACTTTCTGATAAGAAAGACCTTGCACAACTTTTAAATTTCTATCTTGCCGCCAAGCAATACAATAAGGCAAAAGAAATCCTGCTAAAGGAGATTGAAAATTCACCGTATGACCCTTTATCATACATCTCTCTGGCAAATATCTATCTTTATGAGAGAGAATTAGATAAGGCAGAATATCTTGTTCAAAAAGCCCTAAATCTAAGATTTGACAATGGTCTTTACAAAGCCTATGGGATTTTAGGTGAGGTATATGTTGCAGAGAGAAATTATAACGATGCAGTTACCTCCTTTGAAAAGGCGATAAAGTTTCTAAAAGAGGAATGTGAGAGTGAAGGTTTATTAAATAAGTTCTTTTACAGGGGGGATGTTCCTCCTGTTGACTGCGAATATAAAATTCTACCATACCAGCTAAAGATAATCCATGCACTTATTGAGCTTGAAGACCTTGACAGGGCAGAAAAACTGTTGAATGGAATGATTGCTAAAAATCCCAATGAGCCGAGCATATACGGACATTTTGCCTATCTATACGCAAGCAAGGGAAACTTCAACAAAGCCTTAAAAATGGCTGACAAGGCAGTTTCATTGCTAAAATCGAGAGGTATAGGTGTAAACATTGTTAAGGGCGAGATTTATCCTCAGATTTTCTCTGTTAGAAAAAATAGCCCTGCTGAAAGGGGAGGTTTAAAGAAGGGAGATAAAATTATAAATATTGATGGAAAGGATTTAAGGCTTTTTAGAGAAAAAGGCGACATTGTTAAGATGCTTGTTGAATATATAAACAAAAATGATAAAATCAGATTAACAATCCACTCTGAAAACTCTACTGAATTAAAAAATGTAGAACTTATCCCACAGGAATTATTACAATCCAGTGCCTCACAGGTTCTGGCACTGAAGGCACTTATTTTACGATCAAAAGGAGATTACAGGGAATTTGAGGAGTTATCATTAAGGGCAGAGGAATTAAACCCTGAAGACAGATTGACCCTTACTGCTTTAGCCCTCGTCATGGCTCATAAAAAGAGATACAACGAGGCATTTGAGATTATGGAAAAATTAGAAAAAGGAGGTTCAGATAGCCTTACATTGCTCATAAAACCTCTCATTTATGCAAAATCAGGGCAGATTGATAAGGCAAAGGAACTTTATCAAGAAATTCATGAGGAACTGATAAAAACAAAAAATGCTCTTTATAAGAATTTCCTTGCAGAGTTAAAAAAGGCGTTGAAAAAAGATATAAAATAA